A single region of the Deltaproteobacteria bacterium genome encodes:
- a CDS encoding MMPL family transporter yields the protein MLDHLVRLRQRLVGLSISHPRVVVGATLLLTVAFGLQFPKIRIDTDPKNMLPETSQVRRYNDQVEGWFGLHPDVIVVGIRNEGGLFNPESLRRIERITDEILKLPGVVARDVISLPTVDDVTVDGETLRAEPLLDRVPEREEGLAALKKRITGNPLVVNRLVSADGKVSAIYVPIEKGANGKEIADKIRKIAAAGKGPEQFFFAGDPVARDTFGIEMFRQMAWFSPLAGMVMMVALYFMFRSATLVIANMAVAMISIIWAMGFFIGLGVPIHIMASMGPVFLMAISTDTVHIFNEFHFRYKDVHDQREAILQTMETTATPIVYSDLTTAVGFASLAVGPIVPVKIFGLLVAFGTLVVLLMSFTLVPALMALMKEERIERVNLKKDPGGVISRWLSGVGRFATGRRTAVVLAGALLIAVSVVGIARIRVNNNMIHWFKAGSDVRKADRILNDSLGGTASLYLVADAKEDGGIADPRVLRSLEGLQKAIEKRYPVGKTVSVADYVKRINRVLHDDDPAYETIPDSRETIGQYLLLSNMAAKPRDLNNVIDYPYRKANVVVQLRSWDAVDTKALLEKIRGDLRVDPIPGVEIRPAGIAYFNMVWNDEVLWGMLSGFLASCVLVFVLLVLAYRSFWWGIVSFLPLFFTIVLIYGVVGIVGKDLDMPISVLSTLSLGLAVDFAIHFVSRFRQRYGETKDVQEALLWTVARPGK from the coding sequence TCCTGACGGTCGCCTTCGGCCTCCAGTTTCCGAAGATCAGGATCGACACGGACCCCAAGAACATGCTCCCCGAGACCTCCCAGGTCCGGCGGTACAACGACCAGGTCGAGGGGTGGTTCGGACTGCATCCCGACGTGATCGTCGTGGGGATACGGAATGAAGGAGGGCTCTTCAACCCGGAAAGCCTCCGGCGGATCGAGCGGATCACGGATGAGATCCTCAAACTTCCCGGTGTCGTCGCGCGGGACGTGATCAGCCTCCCCACGGTGGACGACGTGACCGTGGACGGGGAGACCCTCCGGGCCGAGCCGCTCCTCGACCGCGTCCCCGAAAGAGAGGAGGGCCTTGCCGCGCTGAAGAAGCGGATCACCGGCAACCCCCTCGTGGTCAACCGGCTCGTGTCCGCCGACGGGAAAGTATCGGCGATTTATGTCCCCATCGAGAAGGGGGCGAACGGCAAGGAGATCGCGGACAAGATCAGGAAGATCGCCGCCGCGGGGAAGGGGCCCGAGCAGTTCTTCTTCGCCGGCGATCCCGTCGCCCGCGACACCTTCGGCATCGAGATGTTCCGCCAGATGGCCTGGTTCTCCCCCCTGGCGGGGATGGTGATGATGGTTGCGCTCTACTTCATGTTCCGCAGCGCAACCCTCGTGATCGCGAACATGGCGGTGGCGATGATCTCCATCATCTGGGCGATGGGATTCTTCATCGGCCTCGGGGTGCCGATCCACATCATGGCCTCGATGGGCCCGGTGTTCCTGATGGCCATCAGCACGGACACGGTGCACATCTTCAATGAGTTCCATTTCCGGTACAAGGATGTGCACGACCAGCGGGAGGCGATCCTCCAGACGATGGAGACCACCGCCACTCCGATCGTCTATTCGGACCTCACCACGGCGGTGGGCTTCGCCTCGCTGGCCGTAGGCCCCATCGTTCCCGTGAAGATTTTCGGCCTGCTGGTGGCCTTCGGGACCCTGGTCGTCCTCCTGATGAGCTTCACGCTGGTTCCCGCCTTGATGGCCCTGATGAAGGAGGAGCGCATCGAGCGGGTGAATCTCAAGAAGGATCCGGGGGGGGTCATCTCCAGGTGGCTTTCCGGCGTGGGCCGTTTCGCGACGGGCCGCAGGACGGCCGTGGTCCTCGCGGGCGCCCTGCTTATCGCCGTTTCGGTCGTGGGGATCGCCCGGATCCGGGTCAACAACAACATGATCCACTGGTTCAAGGCGGGAAGCGACGTGCGGAAGGCCGACCGGATCCTGAACGACAGCCTGGGAGGAACGGCCTCCCTGTACCTCGTCGCCGATGCGAAAGAGGATGGAGGGATCGCGGATCCCCGGGTCTTGCGGTCGCTGGAAGGGCTCCAGAAAGCGATCGAAAAGCGATACCCCGTCGGGAAAACCGTTTCCGTAGCCGATTACGTGAAACGGATCAACCGGGTTCTCCACGACGACGATCCCGCCTACGAGACGATTCCCGACTCCAGGGAGACGATCGGCCAGTACCTTCTCCTGTCCAACATGGCGGCCAAGCCGAGGGACTTGAACAACGTCATCGACTACCCGTACCGGAAGGCCAACGTGGTGGTTCAGCTCCGGTCCTGGGACGCCGTGGACACGAAGGCTCTCCTCGAAAAGATCCGGGGCGATCTCCGGGTGGATCCCATCCCGGGGGTCGAGATCCGGCCGGCGGGGATCGCCTATTTCAACATGGTGTGGAACGACGAAGTTCTGTGGGGGATGCTCTCCGGTTTCCTCGCGTCCTGCGTGCTCGTCTTCGTGCTCCTGGTCCTGGCCTACCGCTCCTTCTGGTGGGGGATCGTCAGCTTCCTTCCCCTGTTTTTCACCATCGTCCTCATCTACGGAGTGGTGGGGATCGTCGGGAAGGACCTCGACATGCCCATCTCCGTCCTATCCACCCTCTCCCTGGGACTGGCCGTCGACTTCGCCATCCACTTCGTGAGCCGCTTCCGGCAGAGGTACGGGGAGACGAAGGATGTGCAGGAGGCCCTCCTCTGGACCGTGGCCCGCCCGGGGAAG